From Molothrus aeneus isolate 106 chromosome 18, BPBGC_Maene_1.0, whole genome shotgun sequence, a single genomic window includes:
- the PRKAB1 gene encoding 5'-AMP-activated protein kinase subunit beta-1 isoform X1 — protein MGNTSSERAGLERHGHKATRGDSSGGATKEGDRPKILMDSPEDADLFHPEEMKAPLEKEEFLAWQQDLEVNDKTPTQARPTVFRWTGGGKEVYLSGSFNNWSKIPLTRSHNNFVAILDLPEGEHQYKFLVDGQWTHDPAEPVVTSQLGTVNNIIQVKKTDFEVFDALMVDSQKCSDMSELSSSPPGPYHQEPYVCKAEERFKSPPILPPHLLQVILNKDTGISCDPALLPEPNHVMLNHLYALSIKVRGQGMSCPGAAHVSGHGTCSLVFPPL, from the exons ATGGGGAACACGAGCAGCGAGCGCGCGGGGCTGGAGCGCCATGGGCACAAAGCCACCCGAGGGGACAGCTCAGGAGGAGCCACCAAGGAGGGGGACAGACCCAAAATCCTCATGGACAGCCCTGAAGATGCAGACTTGTTCCATCCAGAGGAAATGAAG GCTCCATTGGAGAAAGAGGAATTTCTGGCTTGGCAGCAGGACCTGGAGGTGAATGACAAAACCCCCACTCAAGCTCGGCCAACAGTGTTCCGCTGGActggaggagggaaagaggTTTATTTGTCAGGATCCTTCAACAACTGGAGTAAAATTCCTCTGACAAGGAG TCACAATAACTTTGTGGCAATCCTGGACCTGCCAGAAGGAGAGCACCAGTACAAGTTCCTCGTGGATGGGCAGTGGACACATGATCCCGCAGAG CCAGTAGTAACCAGCCAGCTGGGTACTGTCAACAACATCATCCAGGTGAAGAAAACTGACTTTGAAGTGTTCGATGCTTTGATGGTGGACTCCCAAAAATGTTCAGACATGTCTG AGCTATCCAGTTCACCCCCAGGACCGTACCACCAGGAGCCCTATGTCTGCAAGGCAGAGGAGCGCTTTAAATCCCCACCCATTCTCCCCCCACACCTGTTGCAGGTCATCCTGAACAAGGACACAGGCATTTCT TGTGACCCCGCTCTGCTCCCTGAGCCCAACCACGTCATGTTGAACCACCTGTATGCACTTTCCATCAAGGTGAGAGGCCAGGGCATGTCgtgcccaggggcagcccaTGTGTCTGGCCATGGCACATGCTCACTTGTTTTCCCTCCCCTGTAG
- the PRKAB1 gene encoding 5'-AMP-activated protein kinase subunit beta-1 isoform X2 has translation MGNTSSERAGLERHGHKATRGDSSGGATKEGDRPKILMDSPEDADLFHPEEMKAPLEKEEFLAWQQDLEVNDKTPTQARPTVFRWTGGGKEVYLSGSFNNWSKIPLTRSHNNFVAILDLPEGEHQYKFLVDGQWTHDPAEPVVTSQLGTVNNIIQVKKTDFEVFDALMVDSQKCSDMSELSSSPPGPYHQEPYVCKAEERFKSPPILPPHLLQVILNKDTGISCDPALLPEPNHVMLNHLYALSIKDGVMVLSATHRYKKKYVTTLLYKPI, from the exons ATGGGGAACACGAGCAGCGAGCGCGCGGGGCTGGAGCGCCATGGGCACAAAGCCACCCGAGGGGACAGCTCAGGAGGAGCCACCAAGGAGGGGGACAGACCCAAAATCCTCATGGACAGCCCTGAAGATGCAGACTTGTTCCATCCAGAGGAAATGAAG GCTCCATTGGAGAAAGAGGAATTTCTGGCTTGGCAGCAGGACCTGGAGGTGAATGACAAAACCCCCACTCAAGCTCGGCCAACAGTGTTCCGCTGGActggaggagggaaagaggTTTATTTGTCAGGATCCTTCAACAACTGGAGTAAAATTCCTCTGACAAGGAG TCACAATAACTTTGTGGCAATCCTGGACCTGCCAGAAGGAGAGCACCAGTACAAGTTCCTCGTGGATGGGCAGTGGACACATGATCCCGCAGAG CCAGTAGTAACCAGCCAGCTGGGTACTGTCAACAACATCATCCAGGTGAAGAAAACTGACTTTGAAGTGTTCGATGCTTTGATGGTGGACTCCCAAAAATGTTCAGACATGTCTG AGCTATCCAGTTCACCCCCAGGACCGTACCACCAGGAGCCCTATGTCTGCAAGGCAGAGGAGCGCTTTAAATCCCCACCCATTCTCCCCCCACACCTGTTGCAGGTCATCCTGAACAAGGACACAGGCATTTCT TGTGACCCCGCTCTGCTCCCTGAGCCCAACCACGTCATGTTGAACCACCTGTATGCACTTTCCATCAAG GATGGAGTGATGGTGCTCAGTGCTACCCACCGTTACAAGAAGAAATACGTGACCACTTTGCTGTACAAGCCAATATGA